In one window of Posidoniimonas corsicana DNA:
- a CDS encoding chondroitinase-B domain-containing protein: MRQIFLTKPFSPHAVLAVLVLASAVNGAEYYVSSADEIALAMQSAQPGDSLIMSNGVWTNQQISFAGFGESGSPITLRAETPGQVHLNGNSSLNISGDWLVADGLRFEGGALGPGDHIVEFRGSNGEATNSRFTNSAIVNYNPASTDTRYFWVSMYGQLNRVDSNYFSGQNHSGVTVTVWRNSSEADFHRIDGNFFADRPEGNGNGFETIRVGTSDESLSDSFTTVENNLFERVDGEIEIISNKSGANTFRYNTFRGSSGTLTLRHGNNNLVEGNFFLGEGREGTGGVRVIGEGQTVVNNYFQGLDGRAGGAVSISAGVPNSAVNEYYQVKDAVVAHNTIVDVSGAAIKFDEGLGSSGRTLLAERVKIVNNAVWSTNDPLFSGAEGADWSWSGNIAFGQSLGSAVHTGVSVIDPQLAPGPDGLYRPQATSPLIDGGTPGLGSIATHDMDGQPRVGVGDVGADEYSNAVIVRKPLTARDVGPDWLAGVTGSTSFSGCGLALGCAIQAESYSSILDPDDNGAVWSVAVAYGALGDEVLKAPNGDRVDLGAEQHDTIATYDLEFESEGLYRAYYRARGFDSSSDSFHAPDGFGIAPDVNESLSSNGVFRWERSDTGFVVDATMIGVPLELRLAMREQRAELDAFVLSSDWELSDGQLEAMFASIDGDYNNDGTVDAADYSVWRDSLGEVGGGLAADGDRNGQIGVGDYSVWRRNFGLGAGPPATSAAPEPCSAWLAAVVLLVSHQQSNLRNCPTD, from the coding sequence ATGCGACAAATATTCCTCACGAAACCGTTCTCCCCGCATGCCGTACTGGCCGTTCTTGTGCTGGCCAGTGCGGTGAACGGCGCTGAGTATTACGTCTCGTCGGCGGATGAAATCGCGCTGGCGATGCAGTCGGCTCAGCCCGGCGACTCGCTGATCATGTCGAACGGCGTCTGGACTAACCAGCAGATCAGCTTCGCTGGGTTCGGAGAATCGGGCAGTCCAATCACACTGCGTGCGGAGACTCCCGGCCAGGTGCATCTGAATGGCAATTCCTCGCTGAACATCTCCGGCGACTGGTTAGTTGCGGACGGCCTTAGGTTTGAGGGCGGGGCCCTTGGCCCCGGCGATCACATCGTAGAGTTCCGAGGGTCAAACGGAGAGGCGACGAACTCGCGTTTCACAAACTCGGCGATCGTCAACTACAACCCCGCCAGCACCGACACCCGCTACTTCTGGGTGTCGATGTACGGCCAGTTGAATCGTGTGGACAGCAACTACTTCTCCGGTCAGAACCATTCGGGCGTTACGGTAACGGTCTGGCGAAACTCATCGGAGGCCGACTTCCACCGGATTGACGGCAACTTCTTCGCCGACAGACCAGAAGGGAACGGGAACGGATTTGAAACGATCAGGGTTGGGACAAGTGATGAGTCGCTGAGCGACTCGTTCACCACGGTAGAGAACAACCTCTTCGAGCGGGTAGACGGCGAGATCGAGATCATCTCGAACAAGTCCGGCGCTAACACCTTCCGCTACAACACGTTTCGAGGCTCATCCGGCACCCTCACGCTGCGTCACGGCAACAACAACCTTGTCGAAGGAAACTTCTTTCTGGGCGAGGGGAGAGAAGGGACCGGAGGCGTTCGCGTCATCGGTGAGGGGCAGACGGTCGTAAACAACTACTTTCAGGGACTCGATGGCAGAGCGGGGGGAGCCGTCTCGATTTCGGCCGGCGTGCCCAACTCGGCCGTCAACGAGTACTATCAGGTCAAAGACGCGGTCGTCGCGCACAACACTATCGTCGATGTGAGTGGCGCCGCGATCAAGTTCGATGAAGGTCTCGGCTCTAGCGGGCGGACGCTGCTTGCCGAGAGGGTGAAGATCGTCAACAACGCGGTGTGGAGCACGAACGATCCGTTGTTCAGTGGCGCCGAAGGCGCGGACTGGAGTTGGTCAGGAAACATCGCGTTCGGGCAGTCGCTGGGGTCGGCAGTGCATACCGGAGTATCGGTGATTGACCCTCAATTGGCGCCTGGACCTGATGGCCTCTATCGACCGCAAGCAACCAGCCCGTTGATTGATGGCGGAACCCCTGGATTGGGCAGCATCGCAACGCATGACATGGATGGGCAGCCACGGGTTGGCGTAGGGGATGTTGGCGCCGATGAATACTCGAATGCAGTCATTGTCCGCAAGCCACTTACCGCCCGGGACGTCGGGCCAGACTGGCTGGCGGGTGTGACCGGCTCAACCTCGTTTAGCGGCTGCGGGCTCGCCCTGGGATGCGCGATACAGGCCGAGAGCTACTCCTCTATCCTCGATCCAGATGACAACGGCGCCGTGTGGTCGGTAGCGGTCGCCTACGGGGCATTGGGGGACGAGGTCCTGAAAGCGCCCAACGGTGACCGGGTCGACCTTGGCGCCGAACAGCACGACACCATCGCCACCTATGACTTGGAGTTTGAATCGGAGGGACTCTACCGGGCGTACTACCGCGCTCGAGGGTTTGACAGTTCGTCGGACAGCTTCCACGCCCCCGATGGGTTCGGCATCGCCCCTGACGTCAACGAATCACTATCAAGCAACGGAGTGTTTCGCTGGGAGCGAAGCGACACCGGATTCGTTGTCGACGCCACAATGATTGGCGTGCCGCTGGAACTGCGGCTGGCAATGAGAGAGCAGCGGGCCGAGCTGGACGCTTTCGTGTTGAGCAGCGACTGGGAGCTGTCGGACGGCCAGCTCGAAGCGATGTTCGCCAGCATTGACGGCGACTACAACAACGACGGAACGGTAGACGCGGCCGACTACAGCGTTTGGCGTGACAGCCTAGGCGAAGTGGGCGGAGGCCTAGCGGCAGACGGCGACCGTAACGGTCAGATCGGCGTCGGTGACTACAGCGTTTGGCGGCGGAACTTCGGCTTGGGCGCTGGACCGCCCGCGACCTCGGCGGCACCCGAGCCTTGTTCAGCCTGGCTCGCTGCGGTGGTGCTTCTCGTTAGCCACCAACAGTCCAATCTTCGCAACTGTCCCACCGACTAG
- a CDS encoding DUF1559 domain-containing protein has protein sequence MRTGYNTPNRRQHRQAAFTLVELLVVIAIIGVLIALLLPAVQSAREAARRMSCTNNLKNIGLAVLNYESTKGELPPSRLGPDSTGTDEVRNLRTAVERSGASGFVLMLPQLELQSTYDGLEIFDKNSIWPAGIYDPSGNWHNPAYVPAREPLLATRPDIFVCPSDTSLPYSENPRFQSWSAAPATGSYAFNGGHRGPNSPEPVNACLTKHNNTGPHLYWKAKKLRHVIDGTSKTFSTGEVIDAHTVDGSNLWTYAFRYADCFRVTNVALNTPTGVDAKAVGTNAAVVNGAFASRHIGGGNFTFLDGHVEFIADGVDFTLYQDMSTIAGTPEERDAIDNDYCD, from the coding sequence ATGCGAACTGGATACAACACACCGAACCGACGCCAGCACCGGCAAGCCGCCTTCACTCTCGTGGAGTTGCTCGTCGTGATTGCCATCATCGGAGTTCTGATCGCTCTGCTGCTGCCAGCCGTTCAGTCCGCTAGGGAAGCCGCTCGGCGGATGTCGTGCACCAACAACCTCAAGAACATAGGACTCGCTGTCCTCAACTACGAGTCTACCAAGGGCGAGTTGCCGCCTTCACGTTTGGGGCCCGACAGCACAGGGACCGACGAGGTCCGCAACCTGAGGACAGCGGTAGAGCGTTCCGGAGCGAGTGGGTTCGTCCTGATGCTCCCCCAGCTTGAACTGCAGTCAACCTACGATGGGCTGGAGATCTTTGACAAGAACAGCATCTGGCCCGCAGGGATCTACGACCCCTCCGGAAACTGGCACAATCCCGCGTATGTGCCAGCGCGAGAGCCACTGCTGGCCACGCGGCCCGATATCTTTGTCTGCCCGTCCGACACGTCTTTGCCTTACTCGGAGAACCCCCGGTTCCAAAGCTGGTCGGCAGCGCCTGCGACCGGCTCGTATGCGTTCAACGGCGGTCACCGAGGGCCCAACAGCCCCGAGCCTGTCAATGCTTGCCTGACCAAGCACAACAACACCGGGCCCCACTTGTATTGGAAGGCCAAGAAACTGCGGCACGTCATCGACGGCACATCTAAGACGTTCTCCACGGGAGAGGTCATCGACGCTCACACGGTGGACGGTTCCAACCTGTGGACCTACGCGTTCCGATACGCGGACTGCTTCCGGGTGACCAATGTCGCCCTGAACACGCCGACGGGCGTTGACGCGAAGGCGGTAGGCACGAACGCGGCGGTGGTCAACGGAGCATTCGCAAGCCGGCACATTGGGGGCGGCAATTTCACATTCCTCGACGGCCACGTGGAGTTCATTGCCGACGGCGTTGATTTCACCCTCTACCAAGACATGTCGACGATCGCCGGCACGCCAGAAGAGCGTGATGCGATCGACAACGACTACTGCGACTAG
- a CDS encoding Gfo/Idh/MocA family protein, translating into MSEPKSPSSAERTRRDFLQRSAAAVAFAAPTIVPPSVFGATAPSNRINVACIGTGNQGFLDLKLFMAQPDCQLVAVCDVNRGSGGYKNAEDVRGREPAKQMVEQHYSRRSEGGTYKGCDAYSDFRDVLARDDVDAVIVVAPDHWHEAMTIAAANAGKDIYCEKPLGRTIAGQRRMIAAARENGRVVQTGSHERSNPYVRAACEFVRDGGIGKVERVVCNVGRHNKVGPGPGWQEAPVPAGFDYDMWLGPAPDAPYHPDRCLYNFRFIDDYAGGQTTNFGAHSIDMAQWGLGTDHTGPTKVEHVFADYLPEGSLFDAATYLNFRCKYENGAVLECVTGHPSVRCMFYGTDGVVSIDNQGQNALVIPRDATPDMLRKRVKYHSGSDHVRDFLDSVRSRSEPAAPIEVGHRSASVCHLGNIALRLREKLSWDPEAERFEGTKADAANELLDREQRDSWTT; encoded by the coding sequence ATGAGCGAACCCAAGTCACCCTCTAGCGCCGAGCGGACCCGTCGGGATTTCCTCCAGAGGTCAGCAGCGGCTGTCGCATTCGCCGCCCCGACCATCGTCCCGCCGTCGGTGTTCGGCGCGACGGCGCCAAGCAACCGCATTAACGTGGCGTGCATAGGAACGGGGAACCAAGGGTTTCTTGATCTCAAGTTGTTCATGGCCCAGCCAGACTGCCAGCTGGTCGCGGTCTGCGACGTCAATCGGGGGAGCGGCGGGTACAAGAACGCGGAGGATGTCCGCGGCCGTGAACCGGCCAAGCAGATGGTAGAACAACACTACAGCCGCCGCAGTGAAGGTGGGACCTACAAAGGGTGCGACGCCTACAGCGACTTTCGCGACGTTCTTGCCAGGGACGATGTCGACGCGGTGATCGTCGTCGCGCCCGACCACTGGCATGAAGCGATGACAATTGCCGCGGCCAATGCAGGCAAAGATATTTACTGCGAGAAGCCGCTCGGGCGAACCATCGCGGGCCAGCGGCGCATGATCGCCGCAGCCCGAGAGAACGGCCGGGTCGTGCAAACGGGTTCTCACGAGCGATCCAACCCTTACGTCCGCGCCGCGTGCGAGTTTGTGCGAGACGGCGGGATCGGGAAGGTCGAGCGTGTTGTCTGCAACGTCGGTCGCCACAACAAGGTTGGTCCCGGCCCCGGCTGGCAAGAGGCGCCCGTGCCCGCTGGGTTCGACTACGACATGTGGCTCGGCCCAGCGCCGGATGCGCCGTACCACCCTGATCGATGCCTGTACAACTTCCGCTTCATCGATGACTACGCGGGCGGCCAGACGACCAACTTCGGCGCTCACTCGATCGACATGGCGCAATGGGGACTTGGGACCGACCACACAGGCCCCACCAAAGTAGAGCACGTCTTCGCCGACTATCTGCCCGAGGGGAGTCTATTCGACGCGGCAACCTACCTCAACTTCCGCTGCAAGTATGAGAATGGAGCTGTGCTCGAGTGCGTAACGGGACACCCATCGGTGCGTTGCATGTTCTACGGAACCGACGGCGTTGTATCGATCGACAACCAGGGACAGAACGCGTTGGTAATACCTAGGGACGCCACGCCAGACATGCTCCGAAAACGAGTTAAGTACCACTCGGGCTCAGACCACGTTCGAGACTTTCTGGACAGCGTCAGATCGAGGAGCGAACCGGCCGCACCGATTGAGGTCGGCCACCGCAGCGCGTCGGTCTGCCACCTTGGCAACATCGCTCTCCGGCTTCGCGAGAAGCTGTCCTGGGACCCAGAGGCCGAACGCTTTGAGGGAACGAAGGCCGACGCGGCCAATGAGCTGCTTGACCGGGAGCAGCGAGACTCCTGGACCACCTGA